From a single Meles meles chromosome 21, mMelMel3.1 paternal haplotype, whole genome shotgun sequence genomic region:
- the LOC123933623 gene encoding translation initiation factor IF-2-like — MAAVDSSIKKKRKFFFFSFQSLNGEGEGAGHAEPSALGRKGPKARPECVGRRGCPGGGAAALVGRPAPGAAATFVLLAAGRRGTGLRPGGEPGPQAWSRRRLGPPVPLGDSAGSWLLTALPVRDSPAVIRPGRLPSPDASDAPGLLQVTDRPRACADGETEAGSGRGRDSTSPPLSEVRGSQDPWAAVPQREATGLPDATPSAAREGAGAASGLGSLTSGLRAWTPRERPRPEVPLAPRGGSRQHSPALRPEVLVGKASPAARFPQPEPCESAQAPPSRSTQPPHVLYLFLRVPPPRSPASPGWLRWQLPTCVPWRSTLQPTQHPR; from the exons ATGGCGGCTGTTGattcctcaattaaaaaaaaaagaaagttttttttcttctctttccagagCCTgaacggggagggggagggggcggggcacgCCG AGCCGAGCGCGCTCGGGCGGAAGGGGCCGAAGGCGCGGCCGGAGTGCGTGGGGCGGCGGGGCTGCCCCGGCGGCGGAGCAGCCGCGCTTGTGGGACGCCCCGCGCCGGGCGCAGCCGCCACTTTTGTTCTGCTTGCGGCTGGGCGGCGAGGGACGGGGTTGCGGCCTGGCGGCGAGCCGGGCCCCCAGGCGTGGAGTCGGCGCCGGCTGGGCCCGCCAGTCCCGCTGGGCGACTCTGCCGGGTCCTGGCTCCTCACGGCCCTGCCCGTCCGCGACTCTCCCGCCGTGATCAGGCCTGGCCGCCTCCCCTCGCCGGATGCCAGCGACGCGCCGGGTCTCCTGCAGGTTACAGACCGCCCGCGAGCGTGTGCAGacggggagactgaggcaggaaGTGGCAGAGGTCGGGACTcgacctccccacccctcagtgAAGTGAGGGGGTCGCAAGACCCCTGGGCCGCTGTTCCCCAGCGCGAGGCGACCGGGCTGCCCGATGCGACACCCTCGGCGGCGCGGGAGGGGGCGGGCGCTGCCTCCGGGCTGGGGTCCCTTACATCGGGGCTTCGGGCCTGGACGCCTCGGGAGCGCCCCCGCCCTGAAGTCCCCCTGGCACCCCGCGGGGGCTCCAGGCAG CACTCGCCCGCGCTTCGCCCCGAAGTCCTCGTCGGAAAGGCATCACCCGCGGCCCGGTTTCCTCAGCCAGAACCCTGTGAGTCCGCGCAGGCTCCTCCCTCCCGCTCCACGCAGCCTCCCCACGTCCTTTACCTGTTCCTCCGCGTCCCGCCGCCCCGGAGTCCTGCATCGCCCGGGTGGCTCCGGTGGCAGCTTCCCACCTGTGTCCCTTGGCGCTCCACGCTTCAGCCCACGCAGCACCCGCGTTAA